In Candidatus Poribacteria bacterium, one DNA window encodes the following:
- a CDS encoding sigma-70 family RNA polymerase sigma factor yields MEREDDVQLIHAVLSGDDAAFDTLVEKYQKSVHALAWRKIGDFHYAEEITQDTFLRAYQNLSTLRNPNQFLGWLYVIANRLCLNWLRKHKSENQLQSLEDTPMEEVAKSAYAHYVLEQREIEATEHRFEIVKKLLEKLPESERTVMTLYYLGEMTTKEIGKFLGVSVETIRTRMHRARKRLQKEEQLLIQEVLGGVQIPASIRQNIMREVIDMKPTPSPKMEPFLPWVAFGTAVVVATLLMLSASNQYLTRFQRPYSFEAESEPTVEIIDAPIVLDIVSKPAVRNRIGRAVAPDENRRDSSSKPQEIQLPQKTSDIVSDVTDNPLVVSRMENRSFPSVFQAWDDLIGSIGDKQTSGNMEESWDTETLYTKRLTKHDLHWSPFFGLWWDTSVVEPTYGLSTQLGGELEAAKTIRQQRLSRNPNMLFFVEVRIHNHVQSSAFPPDSDFWLRDSNNRIIQNRSDEYVMDFLNPDLQDLLIQRIVAIDKCGIFDGVMIAGFHSNATVFIDRHFHDATDEEIITATTRILREARTRVRDDFLILVNTNPTKPIAYAEYVNGTFMVVRRDSKGNYTRERLQKVEETLLWAETQLRAPQINCLEGWGIGTSSPDSPENMRWVRVFTTLSLTHSDGYVLYTDGRHVVDSDALHHSHYWYPFWDADLGQPVDEKAQLYENQEGLFIREFTNGWAAYNRSGKPQNIQLPMQVTAVTNGSIGVNHTIPDLDGEIYLK; encoded by the coding sequence GTGGAAAGGGAAGACGATGTTCAGTTGATTCACGCTGTTTTATCGGGCGACGACGCGGCATTTGACACGTTAGTTGAAAAATACCAAAAAAGCGTTCACGCTCTTGCGTGGCGGAAAATCGGTGATTTCCATTATGCAGAAGAAATTACACAAGATACCTTCCTCCGCGCATATCAAAACCTTTCAACGCTAAGAAATCCAAACCAGTTTCTTGGGTGGCTGTATGTCATCGCGAATCGGCTTTGTCTGAATTGGCTACGCAAACATAAGTCCGAGAATCAATTGCAATCGTTGGAGGACACACCTATGGAAGAAGTCGCGAAATCTGCTTATGCGCATTACGTATTGGAACAGCGCGAGATAGAAGCAACTGAACATCGTTTTGAAATCGTCAAGAAACTTTTGGAAAAATTGCCGGAGAGCGAACGTACGGTAATGACGCTCTATTACCTCGGCGAAATGACCACGAAGGAAATTGGCAAATTCTTGGGAGTGTCGGTGGAGACAATAAGGACTCGGATGCATCGTGCCCGAAAACGGTTACAAAAAGAAGAGCAACTCTTGATCCAAGAAGTTCTCGGTGGCGTGCAGATACCAGCAAGTATAAGGCAGAACATTATGCGGGAAGTTATTGACATGAAACCAACACCCTCTCCAAAAATGGAACCGTTCTTGCCGTGGGTGGCTTTTGGGACAGCTGTGGTGGTAGCAACTTTATTGATGCTTAGTGCCAGCAACCAGTATCTCACCCGTTTTCAGAGACCCTATAGTTTTGAGGCTGAATCCGAACCGACTGTTGAAATTATTGATGCCCCGATTGTGCTTGATATTGTATCAAAGCCTGCCGTGCGAAATCGGATAGGACGGGCTGTGGCTCCTGATGAAAACAGGAGGGACAGTAGTAGCAAACCACAAGAAATTCAGCTGCCGCAGAAAACCTCGGATATCGTCAGTGATGTAACAGATAATCCGTTAGTCGTCTCACGCATGGAAAACAGAAGTTTCCCTTCGGTATTTCAGGCATGGGACGATCTTATCGGATCTATAGGAGATAAACAGACATCGGGAAATATGGAAGAGTCTTGGGATACTGAGACACTTTACACAAAACGTCTTACAAAGCACGATCTTCATTGGAGCCCATTCTTTGGACTGTGGTGGGATACTTCCGTGGTGGAACCTACTTACGGGCTGTCAACTCAGTTAGGTGGTGAATTGGAAGCGGCAAAAACTATACGTCAACAAAGACTCTCGCGAAATCCAAATATGTTGTTTTTCGTTGAAGTTCGCATTCATAACCATGTGCAATCCTCTGCGTTTCCGCCAGATTCTGATTTCTGGCTCAGAGATAGTAACAACAGGATTATCCAAAATAGGAGTGACGAGTACGTGATGGATTTCTTGAATCCAGATTTGCAGGATTTGCTTATTCAACGGATTGTTGCAATTGATAAATGCGGGATTTTCGATGGGGTCATGATTGCTGGATTTCATTCAAATGCCACCGTTTTTATTGATCGTCATTTTCACGACGCGACAGATGAAGAGATCATTACAGCAACAACCCGAATTTTACGAGAAGCTCGCACACGCGTGCGAGACGATTTTTTGATACTCGTCAACACTAATCCAACGAAACCGATAGCCTACGCCGAATATGTCAACGGCACTTTCATGGTGGTCCGACGCGATTCCAAGGGCAATTATACTCGCGAAAGACTACAAAAAGTTGAGGAAACGCTGCTATGGGCGGAAACGCAGCTCCGAGCCCCGCAGATTAACTGTTTGGAGGGTTGGGGTATTGGAACATCTTCGCCAGATAGCCCGGAGAATATGCGTTGGGTACGAGTGTTCACAACACTCAGCCTCACACACTCTGATGGTTATGTGCTGTACACTGATGGCAGACACGTTGTCGATTCCGATGCCTTACACCATTCTCATTATTGGTACCCGTTCTGGGATGCAGATCTCGGTCAACCTGTCGATGAAAAGGCACAACTGTATGAAAATCAAGAGGGTCTTTTCATCCGCGAGTTCACCAACGGTTGGGCAGCCTACAATCGTAGTGGAAAGCCACAAAACATACAACTACCTATGCAAGTTACCGCTGTCACAAACGGTAGCATCGGCGTTAATCACACCATCCCTGATTTAGATGGCGAGATTTATCTGAAATAG
- a CDS encoding clan AA aspartic protease, which produces MIKGKITAYQEAVIELEVIGLNQPTRIEAVIDTGFTGYLTLPSTLINHLKLQQAGEQITILGDENRVVLKRHIAKVLWHGAERNVYVLQAEGGPLIGMSLLYGSRLMLEVVTDGDVTVDALPN; this is translated from the coding sequence ATGATTAAAGGGAAAATTACAGCATACCAAGAAGCTGTTATTGAATTGGAAGTTATCGGATTAAATCAACCGACGAGAATTGAGGCTGTTATTGACACAGGATTCACAGGCTATCTAACACTACCGAGTACGCTAATTAACCACCTCAAACTCCAACAAGCTGGAGAGCAGATCACAATACTCGGGGACGAAAATAGAGTCGTTTTAAAGAGACATATTGCGAAAGTGTTATGGCATGGTGCCGAACGCAACGTGTACGTCTTACAAGCAGAAGGTGGCCCATTGATTGGAATGTCTTTGCTTTATGGAAGTCGCCTGATGTTGGAGGTCGTAACGGATGGCGATGTGACGGTTGACGCTTTACCTAACTAA
- a CDS encoding tetratricopeptide repeat protein: MQQRIIYLFILVLLFLITIGDSSDAFAQVRDVPRTPTVPLISDPIEAAHDHYHERRYPEAIKMYEELLEKGIPKNADTYMPLRQSQKDSIRLMLGQSYSKIGEDPAAQRVFREIIDENPNGSYATQAVHRLGSLHWQRYQFREAIIQCKQILNKHPGTTAAATAAYLVGQYQQTDGQSEEAIESYKYFLSNFPNSPYRTSAVTRLIQLYITSQRYADAEKLIQERLKQYPDDTTLLEQLAELYQQQNAYPKALELYRKAIERNPTNATLRRKLGALYAETGRTDQAVTEWKRLVADETNQEEQHQQLGAIYLSHKMYPEAIAAYRKAIRLNPRNAYLYTQLGAAYNIQGKIEQAASVYIDALQQVGLAENQRESIWGVMLEIYEGVRHKSLQEKLIAQLQKQRSRAPRNPNIVMTLGELLFYAGKVPQALETFRQLHRSHPTYVDTALKKYARVLERNESPRAVDFHKALITGSTDKKRIRDARSDLAVLYQKMERWDDAVALLEKLVENREATVKNRLLLGELQLHGMRTPKVAQKTFQALLTQRLLTTQLVEAQLGLAECHILLKRYTLAREVLEPTANRTNRFQATARKLIGDSYFFSADFDQAIKEYNEVIRIAKSDQLTNDALERIVLIQNHSDYLKIPLTDYAMAVQLYLSGQTEDALQQCERTLEVYPQATIVDDVWFLIGNIYREESKDPEAVNAYQQVVAQESLIAAKALVNIAEIYRQKADLDNAAETYTTLITNYPENVIVVYARQQLNEIMKLQQKE; the protein is encoded by the coding sequence ATGCAACAACGAATCATCTACTTGTTTATTTTAGTACTACTGTTTCTTATTACAATTGGGGATAGTTCGGACGCTTTCGCCCAAGTTCGGGATGTTCCACGCACACCAACAGTACCTCTCATATCAGACCCGATTGAAGCTGCGCATGACCATTACCATGAACGCCGGTATCCTGAAGCGATTAAGATGTATGAGGAATTGCTTGAGAAAGGTATCCCAAAAAATGCTGATACCTATATGCCTCTTCGGCAGAGCCAAAAGGACTCGATCCGATTGATGCTCGGACAGAGTTACTCCAAAATCGGTGAGGATCCTGCAGCACAACGCGTCTTTAGAGAAATTATCGATGAAAATCCGAACGGTTCCTATGCTACACAGGCAGTACATCGGTTGGGAAGCCTTCACTGGCAACGCTATCAGTTCAGAGAAGCAATTATACAGTGCAAGCAGATTCTCAACAAACATCCAGGCACGACTGCCGCCGCTACGGCTGCCTATCTCGTTGGACAATACCAACAGACAGATGGACAATCCGAGGAAGCAATAGAGAGTTATAAATACTTTCTCAGTAACTTCCCAAATTCACCCTATCGTACAAGCGCGGTTACTCGGCTTATCCAACTTTATATAACGAGCCAACGCTACGCAGACGCTGAAAAACTGATTCAAGAACGGTTGAAACAGTATCCAGACGATACGACTTTATTGGAGCAATTGGCGGAACTTTACCAACAGCAAAATGCCTATCCAAAGGCACTTGAACTTTATCGGAAGGCGATTGAGCGGAATCCTACCAATGCAACCCTCCGCAGAAAATTAGGGGCACTCTATGCGGAAACTGGTAGAACTGACCAAGCGGTAACCGAATGGAAAAGACTTGTTGCTGATGAGACAAATCAAGAAGAACAGCATCAACAACTTGGAGCTATCTACCTCTCCCATAAAATGTATCCAGAGGCAATCGCAGCGTATCGAAAAGCCATCCGATTGAATCCACGAAACGCCTATCTCTATACGCAGTTAGGGGCAGCGTATAACATCCAAGGGAAAATTGAACAAGCCGCTTCGGTTTATATTGACGCGTTGCAACAGGTTGGACTTGCTGAAAATCAGCGCGAATCAATCTGGGGTGTTATGCTCGAAATTTATGAAGGTGTCCGGCACAAATCCCTACAAGAGAAACTTATTGCGCAACTTCAAAAGCAAAGATCCCGCGCTCCGCGCAATCCGAACATTGTTATGACGTTAGGGGAACTCCTTTTCTATGCTGGGAAAGTCCCGCAAGCACTTGAAACGTTTAGGCAGCTCCATAGAAGTCATCCGACTTACGTCGATACGGCACTCAAGAAGTATGCGCGGGTACTCGAACGAAACGAAAGTCCGAGAGCCGTTGACTTCCATAAAGCACTGATAACGGGATCCACAGATAAGAAACGCATCAGAGATGCACGTTCCGACCTCGCGGTGCTTTATCAGAAAATGGAGCGGTGGGACGATGCGGTCGCACTTTTAGAAAAACTGGTTGAGAACCGGGAGGCTACCGTCAAAAACAGGTTATTGCTTGGAGAGTTACAATTGCACGGCATGCGTACCCCGAAGGTCGCACAAAAGACATTCCAAGCCTTACTCACACAACGCTTGCTTACAACTCAGTTAGTGGAAGCACAACTGGGGTTGGCAGAATGTCATATTCTACTGAAACGCTATACGCTTGCGAGAGAAGTGCTTGAACCGACTGCCAACCGAACCAATCGCTTCCAAGCGACTGCCCGTAAACTGATTGGCGATTCCTATTTCTTCTCTGCAGACTTTGACCAAGCCATCAAGGAGTACAACGAGGTCATCCGAATTGCAAAATCCGATCAACTCACAAACGACGCGCTTGAACGGATTGTTCTGATTCAGAATCATTCGGACTACCTTAAAATCCCACTCACAGATTACGCGATGGCAGTGCAACTCTATTTAAGCGGGCAGACAGAAGATGCCCTACAACAGTGCGAGCGGACACTTGAAGTCTATCCACAAGCCACAATTGTAGACGACGTATGGTTTCTCATCGGTAATATCTACCGCGAAGAATCTAAAGACCCCGAAGCAGTCAACGCCTACCAACAAGTCGTTGCACAGGAGAGTCTTATCGCCGCGAAGGCATTGGTAAACATCGCTGAGATTTATCGACAAAAAGCCGACCTCGACAACGCTGCTGAGACATACACCACGCTTATCACGAACTATCCTGAGAATGTTATTGTCGTCTATGCCCGCCAACAACTCAATGAAATTATGAAACTCCAGCAAAAAGAATAG
- a CDS encoding leucine-rich repeat domain-containing protein, whose amino-acid sequence MKRFTLVIVIFFWCVLNISAENIDWMPDSALREAVRETLELPAGVPLTKDHMQDLDIFIAEGRGISDLTGLEFAINLRELNLGDNSITDVRPLANLIHLEDLNLPENRISDISPLAGLPNLGHLRISHNPLSDLSPLAGLPKFRELHARRIWTTDFSSLEGLGLEIHRDEICEIAPFPPPVRERIQNRTFPSLTFDFHSLIYNTEPVRWLNEWDDPDNYHDVATQHDMHYYTHRFGLVWALTPTAPTQGLSTQLAGNIEEVLERYKKYDKNPNMLFIPAIVVHGYSLDDDDILSDSDLWLRDADGQLIKREGLPADYKPEGVLAILNPKVQQLVIDRAVAVADCGFFDGVLFDSWDGYHQYYYGKYFNIDGEVVIQAYINILKGIRERVRDDFLILVNRNFGKSPRYAEWINGSFMETHRDRQDGYSYEKLRGIEEALSWNEEYLREPRINVLLGQGVDQPIDSPDNLRWMRVITTLSLTHSDGYSVFVTPDPGGIMWYDFYDADLGRPVGEKAQTYDNRYGIFIREFDNGWAVYNRSGREQIIALPRSEGVANGVVGTEHVLADLDGEIYLKSEAEVETPPTVDVNGDGIVNILDLVVVANAFGKNAPDLNGDGTVNILDLVVVANAFE is encoded by the coding sequence ATGAAACGGTTTACGCTTGTAATTGTAATATTTTTCTGGTGTGTTCTTAACATCTCGGCAGAAAACATAGACTGGATGCCTGATTCGGCGTTGCGTGAAGCAGTTCGGGAAACACTTGAGCTGCCAGCTGGAGTACCTTTGACGAAAGACCACATGCAAGATTTGGATATATTCATAGCAGAAGGCAGAGGGATTTCTGACCTCACGGGGTTGGAATTTGCCATAAATCTTAGAGAATTAAACCTCGGTGATAATTCAATAACAGACGTGCGTCCGCTGGCGAATCTCATCCATTTAGAGGATCTCAATCTGCCTGAGAATAGGATTTCGGATATAAGCCCGCTGGCAGGATTGCCGAATCTTGGACATTTACGTATTTCACACAACCCTCTTTCAGACCTCAGCCCGCTGGCAGGATTGCCGAAATTTAGGGAGTTGCATGCTCGGAGGATTTGGACAACAGATTTTAGTTCGCTGGAGGGATTAGGTCTTGAGATACATCGCGATGAAATCTGTGAAATTGCACCCTTTCCGCCACCTGTTAGGGAACGGATTCAGAACAGAACCTTCCCGTCACTAACATTTGACTTTCACAGTCTTATCTACAATACAGAGCCTGTAAGATGGCTGAATGAGTGGGACGATCCCGATAATTATCATGATGTCGCCACCCAACACGATATGCACTATTACACGCACCGTTTCGGTTTGGTTTGGGCTTTGACACCCACAGCACCTACTCAAGGTTTATCAACACAGCTTGCTGGAAATATCGAAGAGGTCTTGGAAAGATATAAAAAATACGATAAGAATCCGAATATGCTATTCATCCCTGCGATTGTGGTTCACGGTTATAGCCTTGATGATGATGATATACTTTCAGATTCTGACCTTTGGTTGAGAGATGCCGATGGACAACTCATCAAAAGAGAGGGTTTACCAGCAGATTACAAGCCAGAAGGGGTGCTTGCCATCCTAAACCCAAAAGTTCAACAACTCGTCATAGATCGTGCTGTGGCTGTTGCGGACTGTGGATTCTTTGATGGTGTTCTGTTCGATTCATGGGACGGTTACCATCAGTACTACTACGGTAAGTATTTTAACATTGACGGTGAAGTTGTTATACAAGCGTACATAAACATCCTAAAAGGCATAAGGGAACGAGTTCGAGATGACTTTCTTATACTCGTCAATAGGAACTTTGGAAAATCGCCACGGTATGCGGAATGGATCAACGGTAGTTTTATGGAAACACACCGAGATCGTCAAGATGGCTACTCTTATGAGAAACTCAGGGGGATCGAAGAGGCTCTCTCCTGGAATGAGGAATATCTCCGTGAACCGAGAATCAATGTATTACTCGGACAGGGTGTAGATCAACCTATTGATAGTCCTGATAACCTCCGCTGGATGCGGGTCATTACAACGTTGTCCCTCACACACTCCGATGGTTATAGCGTGTTTGTAACACCCGACCCGGGTGGAATCATGTGGTACGATTTCTATGATGCCGATCTCGGTCGACCCGTTGGAGAGAAAGCGCAGACCTACGACAACCGCTACGGCATCTTCATCCGAGAGTTTGACAACGGTTGGGCGGTCTACAACCGGAGTGGTAGAGAACAGATTATTGCCCTGCCCCGATCGGAAGGTGTTGCAAACGGTGTCGTCGGTACGGAGCATGTGCTTGCAGATTTAGACGGCGAGATTTATCTGAAATCGGAAGCGGAGGTAGAAACCCCTCCTACAGTGGATGTGAATGGTGATGGTATTGTCAATATCTTAGATTTGGTTGTCGTCGCAAACGCGTTTGGCAAAAATGCCCCTGATCTCAACGGAGATGGCACCGTCAATATCTTAGATTTGGTTGTCGTCGCAAATGCTTTTGAGTAG
- the acnA gene encoding aconitate hydratase AcnA, with the protein MPHPVHNLFNTHQSLESEGVACNYYSLPALTEAGIGSISTLPVSLRILLESLLRNYDGHQITEDDVVNLANWNARSPKAAEIPFKPARVVAQDFTGVPLVVDIAAMRSAVAELGGDAGMIEPLVPVDLVIDHSIQVDAYGSENAFQYNTQREFERNKERYEFLKWGQQAFEKFNIIPPSIGIVHQVNLEYLAKVVMTEDSLAYPDTVVGTDSHTTMINGLGIVGWGVGGIEAEAAMLGQPVYILTPEVLGVHLKGELREGVTATDLVLTVTQRLRAAAVVDKFVEFFGVGVEALSLPDRATLSNMCPEYGATIGFFPPDAETMRYLRLTGRDEAHVDMVEAYLKAQGIFGIPRLGEVAYSDVIEIDLADIEPSIAGPKRPQDRIALSDVKETFTGLLSRPVAEDGFGVTASDSDDNSITHGSVVISAITSCTNTSNPSVMIGAGLLAKKAVEKGLRVPDYVKTSLAPGSRVVTEYLQNTGLLPYLEELGYNVVGYGCTTCIGNSGPLNDIVQEAIDEGNLVTASVLSGNRNFEARVHPEIKANFLMSPPLVVAYGIAGRIDIDFTTEPLSHNDAGEAVFLKDIWPTRQEIAGMIGAAVDRRTFREMYESIGNQAPEWEDLAGATGVLYPWNERSTYVQHPPFFEGFSREPAPISDVVNARVLGIFGDSVTTDHISPAGAIAAASPAGHYLQERGVETQDFNTYGSRRGNDRVMSRGTFANRRVRNLMTPDVEGGFTVQYPEETQTTIYEAALHYSANNIPTVIFAGQDYGMGSSRDWAAKGPKLLGVKAVVVESFERIHRSNLIGMGILPLQFKDGENVQTLNLDGSEIVSITGFANDLQPGQMATMSIVRSNGETQTTELLIRIDSPVEVEYYKHGGILDYVIRNFLSA; encoded by the coding sequence ATGCCCCACCCTGTCCATAATCTCTTTAATACACACCAATCCCTTGAAAGCGAAGGGGTTGCGTGCAACTATTATTCGCTTCCTGCCTTAACAGAAGCCGGTATCGGATCAATATCTACCTTGCCCGTCAGCCTCCGCATTTTACTTGAATCTTTATTGCGAAATTACGACGGACACCAAATCACAGAAGACGATGTTGTGAATTTGGCAAATTGGAACGCGCGTTCCCCAAAAGCCGCGGAGATTCCCTTCAAACCGGCGCGCGTCGTCGCACAAGATTTCACAGGTGTCCCGCTCGTTGTCGATATTGCCGCGATGCGCTCCGCTGTCGCAGAACTCGGTGGCGACGCTGGTATGATAGAACCGCTTGTTCCTGTCGATTTAGTCATTGACCACTCTATACAGGTCGATGCGTATGGCTCGGAAAATGCATTCCAGTACAACACGCAACGGGAATTTGAACGCAACAAGGAGCGTTACGAGTTCCTCAAATGGGGACAGCAGGCGTTTGAAAAATTCAATATCATCCCACCCTCTATCGGCATTGTGCATCAGGTGAATCTGGAATACCTCGCGAAAGTTGTTATGACAGAGGACTCACTCGCCTATCCAGATACTGTTGTCGGCACCGACTCACATACCACAATGATTAACGGTTTAGGTATCGTCGGGTGGGGTGTCGGTGGTATTGAAGCGGAAGCCGCGATGTTAGGGCAACCGGTTTACATTCTGACCCCTGAAGTCCTCGGCGTTCATCTGAAAGGCGAACTCCGAGAAGGCGTGACCGCAACAGATTTAGTCCTGACTGTGACGCAACGCCTCAGAGCCGCCGCAGTCGTCGACAAGTTTGTTGAATTTTTTGGTGTGGGCGTAGAGGCTCTCTCCCTACCTGACAGAGCAACGCTCTCCAATATGTGCCCCGAATACGGCGCGACCATCGGATTCTTCCCTCCCGATGCAGAGACAATGCGATACCTTCGTCTTACCGGACGCGATGAGGCACATGTGGACATGGTAGAGGCTTATCTCAAAGCGCAAGGTATCTTCGGTATTCCACGCCTTGGAGAGGTTGCGTACTCCGATGTTATCGAAATCGATCTCGCTGATATTGAACCCAGTATTGCTGGACCGAAACGACCACAAGATAGAATCGCCTTGTCGGATGTCAAAGAGACTTTCACTGGACTCCTCTCACGTCCTGTCGCGGAAGATGGATTTGGTGTCACAGCAAGCGATAGCGATGACAACAGTATAACGCACGGATCGGTTGTCATTTCCGCAATTACCAGTTGCACGAACACAAGTAATCCCTCTGTGATGATTGGTGCCGGACTGCTCGCTAAGAAAGCCGTCGAAAAAGGGCTGCGTGTCCCAGATTACGTCAAGACGAGTTTAGCACCTGGTTCGCGCGTTGTAACGGAATATCTACAAAACACAGGTTTGTTGCCTTATTTAGAAGAACTTGGCTACAATGTCGTAGGCTACGGCTGCACAACTTGTATCGGTAACAGCGGACCGCTCAACGACATCGTCCAAGAGGCAATTGATGAAGGAAATCTGGTCACTGCGAGTGTGTTGAGTGGCAACCGGAATTTTGAGGCACGTGTGCATCCGGAGATAAAAGCCAACTTCCTCATGTCGCCGCCGCTCGTCGTTGCTTACGGAATCGCAGGACGCATTGATATAGACTTTACCACAGAACCGCTGAGCCATAACGACGCTGGTGAAGCCGTTTTCCTAAAGGACATCTGGCCCACCCGCCAAGAGATTGCCGGGATGATTGGTGCAGCCGTTGACCGGCGTACGTTCCGAGAGATGTATGAGTCAATCGGTAACCAAGCACCGGAATGGGAAGACCTCGCTGGTGCAACTGGCGTTCTCTATCCGTGGAACGAAAGAAGCACCTATGTCCAGCATCCGCCATTCTTTGAAGGGTTTTCACGTGAACCTGCTCCTATTTCGGATGTTGTGAATGCGCGTGTCCTTGGTATTTTCGGGGATTCTGTCACCACTGACCATATCTCCCCAGCAGGCGCAATTGCCGCAGCCAGTCCAGCAGGACACTACCTCCAAGAGCGCGGTGTGGAGACACAAGATTTCAATACCTACGGTTCCCGACGCGGAAACGACCGTGTGATGAGTCGTGGCACCTTCGCCAATCGGCGTGTCCGCAACCTAATGACACCCGATGTGGAAGGTGGGTTTACTGTTCAATATCCAGAAGAGACGCAGACGACCATCTATGAAGCAGCACTCCACTACAGTGCGAACAACATCCCAACCGTCATCTTCGCTGGGCAGGACTACGGTATGGGTAGTTCCCGTGATTGGGCAGCGAAGGGACCCAAACTTTTGGGAGTCAAGGCTGTCGTCGTAGAAAGTTTTGAACGTATCCACCGCAGTAACCTCATCGGTATGGGTATCCTGCCGTTGCAGTTCAAAGACGGCGAGAACGTCCAGACGCTCAACCTTGATGGCAGCGAGATTGTTAGCATCACTGGATTTGCCAATGATCTACAGCCGGGACAAATGGCGACAATGAGCATCGTCCGGTCAAACGGCGAGACGCAAACGACCGAATTGTTAATCAGAATTGACTCGCCCGTGGAAGTAGAATACTACAAACACGGCGGGATTCTGGATTACGTCATTCGGAATTTCCTGTCTGCCTAA